The following coding sequences lie in one Thalassoglobus polymorphus genomic window:
- a CDS encoding ATP-binding cassette domain-containing protein: MIKLSGVSKSYDEKLVLQPTTLEFETGKSNVLIGTSGCGKSTLLRLIIGLIEPTEGTIEFAGTQLSRKNIVQIRHRIGYMIQDGGLFPHLSVRGNVELLAKHLGWKPSRRAKRFEELLGLVHLDPKILKKFPGQISGGQQQRVALMRALFLDPDVLLLDEPMGALDPIIRTNLQEELRDIFRSLNKTVILVTHDIGEAAYLGDVISILSAGKILQSGSFEDLVQNPATPFVKEFIHANNHPLIDSDKEQS, translated from the coding sequence ATGATCAAACTGAGCGGAGTCTCAAAGTCCTACGATGAGAAGTTGGTTCTTCAGCCAACGACTCTGGAGTTTGAGACCGGAAAATCGAACGTCCTGATTGGGACAAGTGGCTGCGGCAAGTCGACCCTGCTGCGTTTGATCATCGGACTGATCGAGCCAACCGAGGGAACGATTGAATTCGCCGGAACGCAACTGTCACGCAAGAATATTGTGCAGATTCGCCACCGCATCGGCTACATGATTCAAGATGGCGGACTATTCCCCCACCTCAGCGTTCGGGGGAATGTTGAACTGCTGGCGAAGCATTTAGGGTGGAAACCTTCTCGTCGAGCAAAAAGGTTTGAAGAACTGCTGGGCCTGGTACATTTAGATCCGAAAATTCTCAAAAAGTTTCCCGGACAAATCTCTGGCGGACAACAACAGCGTGTCGCATTAATGCGGGCTCTTTTTCTTGATCCGGATGTTCTGTTGCTCGACGAACCAATGGGAGCACTCGACCCAATTATTCGCACAAACCTGCAAGAAGAACTCCGTGATATTTTTCGTTCGCTCAACAAGACGGTCATCCTTGTCACACACGATATCGGCGAGGCAGCCTATCTCGGAGATGTCATCAGTATCCTGAGTGCGGGCAAGATCCTTCAGTCTGGATCATTTGAGGACCTGGTCCAGAATCCAGCGACACCATTCGTGAAAGAATTCATTCATGCAAATAACCACCCATTGATCGACTCGGATAAGGAGCAGTCATGA
- a CDS encoding ABC transporter permease/substrate-binding protein codes for MKRYLILFIFLTNPTFAESPQTLTVGAKSFTESVTLAEIAKILGEEVGAPFNSVSELGGTRVLWSALKTGEISVYPEYTGTIREELFRGESLPDEAAIRKRLAREGISMTSPLGFNNTYALGMKESLAEELNIKTISDLNDHPTLKYGFGNEFMDRADGWPSLKAKYNLVAQDTQGMEHALTYRGVDSNEIQVTDVYATDPNINKFNLRVLKDDKFHFPKYEAVYLYRTELEKTHPKFISQLRSMAGRLSDQSMLSLNEQVELDNNSEAEVAARFVRETFQLDVTAEKKTLSQRIWATTIDHLFLVLVSLSGAILVGVPAGIVCAKTKLPGQIILGFAEIVQTIPGLALLVFMGVIFVRLDLPSIGAFPVIVALFLYSLLPIIRNTLAGLNEIPTSLQESATALGLNWFARLRLVELPLAAPLILTGIKTTAVINVGYAALGGLIGAGGYGQPIMTGLRLNSESLMLEGAIPAAALALLVKWFFEYAERIVVPKGLRLSSTD; via the coding sequence ATGAAACGCTACCTGATCCTCTTTATTTTCCTGACGAATCCAACTTTTGCAGAGTCGCCTCAAACCTTGACGGTCGGAGCAAAATCGTTCACGGAATCCGTAACTCTCGCAGAGATCGCTAAAATTCTCGGAGAAGAAGTCGGTGCCCCCTTCAATTCTGTTTCTGAACTTGGGGGAACACGTGTCCTTTGGTCTGCATTAAAAACTGGCGAAATCTCAGTCTACCCAGAGTACACGGGGACGATTCGGGAAGAACTCTTTCGTGGGGAATCATTACCTGATGAAGCAGCGATTCGAAAACGACTCGCCCGCGAGGGAATCAGCATGACTTCGCCGCTCGGCTTCAATAACACTTACGCTTTGGGCATGAAGGAATCACTTGCAGAGGAATTGAATATCAAGACGATCTCTGACCTCAATGACCATCCAACTCTCAAGTATGGATTTGGGAATGAATTCATGGATCGCGCAGATGGCTGGCCAAGCCTGAAAGCGAAATACAATCTGGTTGCACAAGACACACAGGGGATGGAACACGCGTTGACTTACCGGGGAGTCGATTCAAATGAGATTCAAGTCACCGATGTTTACGCAACGGATCCGAACATCAACAAATTCAATTTACGAGTCTTGAAAGACGATAAATTTCACTTTCCGAAATATGAAGCGGTTTACCTGTATCGAACAGAACTGGAAAAAACGCATCCTAAATTTATCTCTCAACTAAGATCGATGGCTGGACGTCTGAGCGACCAATCGATGCTCTCTTTGAATGAGCAAGTGGAACTCGACAATAACTCAGAAGCGGAAGTCGCTGCCCGATTTGTTCGAGAAACCTTTCAACTCGACGTCACCGCTGAAAAGAAAACGCTCTCTCAGCGCATCTGGGCCACGACGATTGACCATCTTTTTTTAGTTCTGGTCTCCCTGTCTGGAGCGATTTTGGTCGGCGTCCCAGCTGGAATCGTTTGTGCAAAAACGAAACTCCCGGGACAGATCATTTTAGGCTTCGCCGAGATCGTGCAGACGATTCCGGGCCTTGCTTTACTCGTCTTTATGGGAGTCATTTTCGTTCGCCTCGATTTGCCTTCGATCGGTGCATTTCCAGTGATTGTCGCGTTGTTTCTTTACAGCCTTCTCCCCATCATTCGAAACACTCTTGCCGGCCTCAACGAGATTCCAACGTCTTTGCAAGAATCTGCGACGGCACTCGGCCTGAACTGGTTTGCCCGTTTGCGACTTGTCGAACTCCCTTTGGCTGCTCCGCTTATTTTAACTGGAATCAAAACGACAGCTGTGATCAATGTTGGCTACGCTGCCTTAGGCGGTTTGATCGGGGCAGGCGGATATGGTCAACCGATCATGACAGGCTTACGTCTCAACAGCGAATCACTCATGCTCGAAGGTGCAATCCCGGCAGCGGCTCTTGCCCTGCTCGTAAAATGGTTCTTTGAATACGCAGAGAGAATTGTCGTCCCCAAAGGCCTACGACTGAGTTCAACAGACTGA
- a CDS encoding M50 family metallopeptidase — translation MITDRRNQQVFRRILLWTTMPLLSWLLMQAVHELGHLLAALLTGGRIVELNLHPLSISHTIVHPNPAPLIVIWAGPIVGVLFPILLWILCKKLIPKRAHLLKFLVGFCLIANGLYLGSAVFDAVGDARDLLQRQVPLWGVVLFGAVTVPAGFLFWNGLGKEFGMGEAGSELSASEPLEVFALLVVLVVLECIYF, via the coding sequence ATGATAACTGATCGCAGAAATCAGCAAGTCTTCCGGCGCATCCTGCTGTGGACCACGATGCCGCTGCTGAGTTGGCTTTTGATGCAAGCCGTCCACGAGCTTGGCCATCTCCTTGCTGCTTTGTTGACTGGTGGCAGAATTGTGGAACTCAATCTGCATCCGCTAAGTATTTCCCACACTATCGTGCATCCGAATCCTGCTCCGCTCATTGTCATTTGGGCTGGCCCCATCGTTGGAGTTCTCTTTCCAATTTTACTTTGGATTCTTTGCAAAAAACTGATCCCAAAGCGGGCGCATTTGCTCAAATTTCTCGTCGGATTTTGCCTGATCGCAAACGGGCTGTATCTCGGAAGTGCGGTCTTCGATGCCGTTGGAGATGCCAGAGACCTGTTGCAGCGTCAGGTTCCTTTGTGGGGGGTGGTCTTGTTTGGAGCAGTGACCGTTCCCGCAGGATTTCTCTTCTGGAATGGACTCGGCAAAGAGTTCGGCATGGGAGAGGCGGGGAGCGAGCTTTCTGCCAGTGAACCGCTTGAAGTTTTCGCTTTGCTGGTTGTGCTTGTGGTGCTGGAGTGCATCTACTTTTGA
- a CDS encoding sulfatase-like hydrolase/transferase translates to MKTFLKLFVILLTIQQPGFAETPPNFVLCMSDDQGWGDVGFNGHPHLITPVMDEMAATGLRFDRFHAAAPVCSPTRASFLTGRHPNRMGVFSWGHSLRPQEVTIAEVLAQSGYSTGHFGKWHLGSVRADSPVSPGQSGFEEWLSSPNFYENSPLMSQRGKAVETDGESSMITVEAAIPFMEQAIKKQKTFLAVIWFGNPHTPHQATDELKKLYPGLSKKEQNYYGEITGIDQAMGHLRKELDRLKVRENTFLLYTSDNGPQGRTVGSSGGLRGAKGSLWEGGTRVPAMIEWPNRIKKHRVVKTPGNTSDIYPTVLELAGIKSPHQHPLDGISLVDVIDGKQTKREKPMAFWIYTSKGVGTPSAEWMQKLQDEQAGKAEATPAPPLSETALVKKKYKQGDPGGHSALVDEEWKLHAIPTKNKNWKYELYNLNDDEAETTDISKEHPDLVKRMSGELSEWRDSVIDSLNGKDYSTSN, encoded by the coding sequence ATGAAGACGTTCTTAAAACTGTTCGTAATTCTACTTACTATTCAGCAACCTGGCTTTGCCGAGACTCCGCCGAATTTTGTTCTATGTATGTCAGATGATCAAGGTTGGGGAGATGTCGGCTTCAATGGGCACCCTCATTTAATCACTCCGGTCATGGATGAGATGGCAGCGACTGGGCTTCGCTTTGACCGGTTTCATGCTGCCGCTCCTGTTTGTTCACCAACAAGAGCGAGCTTTCTGACTGGTCGTCATCCAAATCGGATGGGAGTCTTCTCTTGGGGGCATTCATTACGCCCACAGGAAGTGACAATTGCAGAAGTTCTCGCTCAGAGTGGTTACAGCACGGGGCATTTCGGGAAATGGCATTTAGGCTCTGTGCGAGCCGACAGCCCTGTCAGTCCGGGGCAAAGTGGCTTTGAAGAATGGCTCTCAAGTCCAAATTTCTACGAGAACAGCCCGCTCATGTCACAGCGAGGAAAAGCGGTTGAAACGGACGGCGAGAGTTCCATGATCACCGTCGAAGCTGCCATTCCATTCATGGAGCAAGCGATCAAAAAACAGAAGACGTTTCTCGCAGTGATTTGGTTCGGCAACCCTCATACGCCACATCAGGCGACCGATGAATTGAAGAAACTCTACCCCGGATTAAGTAAAAAAGAGCAAAACTACTACGGAGAAATCACCGGAATTGATCAGGCAATGGGACACCTTCGCAAAGAACTTGATCGCCTGAAAGTCCGAGAAAACACCTTCCTGCTCTACACCAGCGACAATGGACCACAAGGCCGCACTGTTGGGTCGTCCGGCGGCTTGCGTGGTGCCAAAGGATCACTTTGGGAAGGAGGAACTCGCGTCCCTGCCATGATCGAGTGGCCCAATCGAATCAAGAAGCATCGAGTGGTGAAAACTCCCGGAAACACCAGCGACATCTATCCGACCGTCCTCGAACTGGCGGGCATCAAGTCGCCACATCAGCATCCGCTTGATGGCATCAGTCTGGTCGATGTGATTGATGGCAAACAAACAAAACGCGAAAAACCGATGGCGTTTTGGATCTACACCAGCAAAGGAGTGGGAACTCCCAGTGCAGAATGGATGCAGAAACTGCAAGACGAGCAAGCTGGAAAAGCTGAAGCAACCCCTGCCCCTCCCCTCTCTGAGACAGCGCTCGTCAAGAAAAAATACAAGCAGGGAGATCCCGGTGGTCACTCCGCCCTTGTTGACGAAGAGTGGAAGTTGCACGCCATTCCGACCAAGAATAAAAATTGGAAGTACGAACTTTACAATCTCAACGATGACGAGGCCGAGACGACTGACATTTCCAAAGAACATCCAGACCTTGTAAAAAGAATGTCCGGAGAATTGTCTGAATGGCGAGACTCCGTGATCGACAGTTTAAATGGAAAAGATTACTCCACCTCGAATTAG
- a CDS encoding c-type cytochrome, protein MTSSIDAATPEWIWTDKTQDGQHIWLRKTFESPDAVKSARLTATCDNHFIMYLNGKRVLAGDEWAELLVADLSKLLKPGKNTLAVEAWNEGGIAAFLSQLRITGASKTKTTSTDTSWKVSAEKKDNWNSTEFDDSNWAQPTAYGPAGKKGLPWTRAVNADSLESALSDGDQSQYQPKVADVTVPEGFQVERIFSVPRSMGSWVSLTTGPNGKLIASDQGNKGLFFVTPGDENRPTQVEKIPVDLSGGQGLLWAFDSLYVMVNGGPKSGLHRVTDSNNDGTLDHVEHLMFVPGGGEHGPHAVILSPDGKSLYVCAGNHTKLPEGVDKSRIPMNWDEDHLLPRRWDANGHAAGILAPGGWICKIDPEGKNWEVISMGYRNQYDIALNADGELFSYDADMEWDFGSPWYRPTRVTHATSGSEFGWRSGTGKWPTYYEDSLPPVIDIGPGSPVGITFGYGTKFPAKYQKALFILDWTYSTIYAIHLTPEGSSYKAVKEDFATASPLQVTDTTIGSDGALYFAVGGRGTQSAMYRVTYIGDDSTQPVDAKNSAGQEQRNLRRKLEEFHGKPNGDLELIFNNLGNEDRFIRYAARIAMEWQPQDQWAAKVLNGDGLNAMGQINGLLALCRQGQPEQLNAVLESLSSIPIDKVTHREQLALLRTYQLAFIRLGAPNEKWKSKLVKTFDAIYPSHSDETNAELVQLLVYLDSPTVVRKTLDLMDNLGPEEIPDWGEIAKRHASYGGTVNALLNNMPPLRKIHFAFALRNATTGWTLADRRRYFEFFLSAAKHPGGNSYAKFLMQAREDAFANVPQDQRLILDEVASQALIAPLPKVPAPKGPGKKWTTELALEVLKDPLKKRSYKRGRELFHATSCVKCHRYNGEGGAIGPDLSLAGKKFPLPDLLDNIFTPSKVISDQYGSHTVLTTDGVVLNGRVVEINDEVHVYLTDADATVKVLKKSEIEEMQVSKTSQMPLGLLNTLNEEELKDLMAYLLSGGNPRAKEYR, encoded by the coding sequence ATGACCTCGTCGATCGATGCTGCAACACCAGAATGGATCTGGACGGACAAGACACAAGATGGTCAACACATTTGGTTGCGAAAAACCTTCGAATCGCCTGATGCTGTCAAATCCGCAAGGCTGACTGCGACGTGTGACAATCACTTCATCATGTACTTGAATGGCAAACGCGTTCTAGCAGGAGATGAGTGGGCGGAACTTCTCGTCGCAGATCTCTCCAAACTGCTGAAGCCGGGCAAAAACACTTTGGCTGTTGAAGCCTGGAACGAAGGAGGAATCGCAGCATTTCTAAGTCAACTGCGAATCACCGGTGCTAGCAAAACGAAAACGACTTCAACCGATACTTCTTGGAAAGTCTCAGCAGAGAAAAAGGACAATTGGAATTCGACCGAGTTCGATGACTCCAACTGGGCGCAGCCAACTGCCTATGGTCCCGCCGGAAAAAAAGGGCTGCCGTGGACCCGGGCCGTGAATGCTGATTCTCTTGAGTCGGCCCTGTCTGATGGCGACCAATCTCAATATCAACCCAAGGTTGCGGATGTCACAGTTCCTGAAGGTTTTCAAGTCGAGCGAATTTTCTCAGTCCCGCGATCAATGGGGTCATGGGTGTCGCTGACGACTGGACCGAATGGAAAACTGATTGCATCGGACCAGGGCAACAAAGGATTGTTCTTCGTAACTCCGGGTGACGAAAACCGGCCAACGCAAGTCGAGAAAATCCCTGTCGACCTCTCCGGAGGACAAGGTTTATTGTGGGCGTTTGATTCACTTTACGTGATGGTCAATGGTGGTCCGAAATCAGGTTTACACCGCGTGACCGATTCAAACAACGATGGGACTCTCGATCATGTGGAACATCTCATGTTCGTTCCCGGTGGCGGAGAACATGGTCCTCACGCAGTGATTCTCTCACCAGATGGGAAGTCACTCTATGTTTGTGCCGGAAATCACACAAAGCTCCCCGAAGGAGTCGACAAAAGCCGCATCCCCATGAACTGGGACGAAGATCATCTGCTCCCTCGTCGCTGGGATGCCAATGGTCATGCTGCCGGAATTCTGGCACCTGGTGGATGGATTTGCAAAATTGATCCTGAAGGAAAGAACTGGGAAGTCATCAGCATGGGCTATCGTAACCAATACGATATCGCCTTGAACGCCGACGGCGAGTTGTTCAGCTATGACGCAGACATGGAGTGGGATTTCGGCTCACCCTGGTATCGTCCGACACGCGTCACACATGCCACAAGCGGAAGTGAATTCGGTTGGCGAAGTGGAACAGGGAAATGGCCGACCTACTATGAGGATTCCCTTCCGCCTGTCATCGACATCGGCCCGGGGTCGCCTGTCGGAATCACATTTGGATACGGGACAAAATTCCCGGCGAAGTACCAAAAAGCACTCTTTATTCTGGATTGGACCTACAGCACAATCTATGCGATCCATCTCACTCCGGAGGGTTCGAGCTACAAAGCGGTGAAAGAAGATTTCGCAACAGCCTCCCCCTTGCAGGTGACCGACACAACCATCGGGAGTGACGGCGCCCTGTACTTTGCGGTCGGTGGACGCGGAACGCAGTCTGCCATGTACCGTGTCACTTACATCGGAGACGATTCCACACAACCTGTCGACGCGAAGAACTCCGCTGGGCAGGAACAGCGAAACCTGCGTCGGAAATTAGAAGAATTTCATGGAAAGCCAAATGGTGACTTGGAGCTGATTTTCAATAACCTTGGAAACGAAGATCGATTTATTCGTTACGCAGCAAGGATTGCGATGGAATGGCAACCTCAGGACCAGTGGGCTGCAAAAGTTTTGAATGGTGATGGACTGAATGCAATGGGGCAAATCAACGGTTTATTGGCCCTCTGTCGCCAAGGTCAACCGGAGCAATTGAACGCAGTCCTCGAATCTCTCTCATCAATACCAATTGACAAAGTGACTCATCGTGAGCAACTTGCTCTCTTGCGGACCTACCAGCTTGCGTTCATCCGTCTTGGCGCTCCAAACGAAAAATGGAAATCCAAACTTGTCAAGACATTTGACGCAATCTATCCAAGTCATAGCGATGAAACGAACGCCGAACTCGTCCAGTTACTCGTCTATCTCGATTCCCCGACCGTCGTTCGAAAAACGCTCGACCTGATGGACAATCTCGGACCGGAAGAGATTCCTGATTGGGGCGAAATCGCAAAACGACATGCCAGTTACGGAGGAACCGTGAATGCCCTTCTGAACAACATGCCCCCGTTGCGAAAAATTCATTTTGCTTTCGCTTTGAGAAATGCGACCACCGGTTGGACACTCGCTGATCGACGTCGGTATTTCGAATTTTTCTTAAGCGCTGCGAAACATCCAGGAGGAAACAGCTACGCGAAATTCTTAATGCAAGCCAGGGAAGATGCTTTCGCGAACGTCCCTCAAGATCAACGTCTGATTCTGGATGAAGTTGCCAGTCAAGCACTCATCGCCCCGTTGCCGAAGGTTCCAGCCCCCAAGGGTCCGGGGAAGAAATGGACTACGGAATTAGCACTTGAAGTGCTCAAAGATCCTTTGAAGAAGAGAAGCTACAAACGGGGACGAGAATTGTTCCACGCGACATCATGTGTGAAATGCCACCGTTACAACGGAGAAGGAGGAGCGATTGGCCCCGACTTGTCTCTGGCTGGCAAGAAATTCCCGCTACCGGATTTGCTCGATAACATTTTCACTCCCAGCAAGGTCATTTCCGATCAGTACGGCTCGCATACCGTCCTGACGACCGATGGCGTTGTCCTCAATGGGCGTGTTGTCGAAATCAATGATGAAGTTCATGTTTACCTGACCGATGCCGATGCGACGGTCAAGGTGTTGAAGAAAAGCGAGATCGAAGAAATGCAGGTCTCTAAAACATCTCAAATGCCGTTGGGACTACTGAATACGTTGAACGAGGAAGAACTCAAAGACCTGATGGCTTATCTTCTGTCCGGTGGAAACCCGAGAGCAAAAGAATACCGTTAG
- a CDS encoding prenyltransferase/squalene oxidase repeat-containing protein codes for MSDVPYLIRLGNRLADQLQSLDESRRERHRNFLLGFQMPDGGFRGRDGDSDLYYTSFAVRGLMMLGGMESQTAEQISKFLKEHETSQLNVIDLMNWLATALALQVSSGIDLLAEASASFPQQIIEQLESVRTEDGGYAKSTEGASGSTYHSLLVMLTYQLVGIPQQRPNALVQFIYDRQRDDGGFVEIAPMRRSGTNPTAAACAILQEFGAVDDEIRDDLRVFLKEVKSDEGGYQANSRVPFADSLSTFTGILTSQDLNLGRLVDAQKIHHWLTTQLEFPTGGFRAATWDEAADVEYTFYGLGLLALLNEMNS; via the coding sequence ATGAGTGATGTCCCGTATTTGATCCGTTTGGGGAACCGACTGGCGGACCAATTGCAATCTCTCGATGAGAGTCGGCGAGAGCGCCATCGGAACTTTCTACTTGGCTTTCAAATGCCCGATGGTGGATTCCGTGGCCGCGATGGTGATTCCGACTTGTATTACACAAGCTTCGCCGTTCGTGGATTGATGATGCTTGGCGGGATGGAATCGCAAACTGCCGAGCAGATTTCGAAATTCCTGAAAGAGCATGAGACAAGCCAGCTCAATGTCATCGACTTAATGAACTGGCTGGCAACCGCCCTCGCTTTGCAGGTCTCCTCTGGGATTGATCTTCTCGCAGAGGCGAGTGCAAGTTTCCCTCAACAGATCATTGAGCAACTCGAGTCTGTCAGGACGGAAGACGGAGGATATGCTAAGTCGACAGAGGGAGCTTCTGGGAGTACTTACCACTCACTTCTTGTGATGCTGACCTATCAGCTTGTAGGGATTCCACAACAGCGTCCCAATGCACTTGTTCAATTCATTTACGATCGACAGCGCGACGATGGGGGCTTCGTTGAGATCGCTCCGATGCGACGATCCGGCACGAATCCAACCGCAGCAGCTTGTGCGATTCTCCAGGAGTTCGGAGCCGTCGATGATGAAATTCGGGATGATCTTCGAGTTTTTCTCAAAGAAGTGAAAAGTGACGAAGGTGGTTATCAGGCCAATTCACGTGTTCCCTTCGCTGATAGCCTCTCCACCTTTACCGGAATTCTGACAAGTCAGGATCTCAATCTTGGCAGACTTGTCGATGCCCAAAAAATTCATCACTGGTTAACGACGCAATTGGAGTTCCCCACCGGCGGCTTCCGGGCTGCAACATGGGACGAAGCTGCCGACGTGGAATACACCTTCTACGGTCTCGGACTTCTCGCACTTCTCAATGAAATGAATTCTTAG